The sequence below is a genomic window from Candidatus Binatia bacterium.
GAAACTATACCCACGAGGAGGCCACCTCCCTCATGGACATCCTGGAAGAGCGCTACCAGAAAGCTCCCGTGATCGTCACCTCCCAAGTCGAACCGCAGGGATTGGATGAAACTGTTTGAGGATCCGGTGATCGCCGAGGCGATCGTCGATCGCCTGATCCACCCATCGCAGAAAATTACCTTGAAAGGAGAACGCTCGTATCGGGAGAAAATCAAAGAGAAGAGGGGATTGAAAAACAACGGAGGATTAAGGTAGAAAGACCCTCGTCGCTTCGCTCCGATCCGGGTGGTCCCCTAAACTGAAAACCCCTGGGTCCTTTCGTTGAAATCGGACAGATAGTATCGTTTTTCCAATTCTCCTACCCCAAGTCATAACTACGCCCCTTTCCCTATTGAGGACAGTCTAGGCCATGCATCCGATTCAGGTCAAATTATGCCGGGCTTCCGATAGGTATCAAGCATGACAAGAAGCTCGGCGGACAGCACGCCCTTCGACGATCTCAGGTCGGCAAAATTGTTAGCGGCAGGATCTCGCACCAAGTGCGGCGGTTCTTTTCCTGAATTCCTCTGACGGCTTTGAGAAAAGTCTGCGCAGGGCGATGATTGTTTTGTCGCTCGCTCCCAGATGCTCCTTCGTCCGGTCATAGACGGCCCCCATGCCTTTCGGTCGCGCACGCGTCCTGCTCGGCGACGTTGAACGCCTCGGCACTCACCGGGCTCAGGCTTTCTATTCTAGACAATCTACGCTTTCTGCCCTTCACGCCTCGCCCTTTAAAATTGTCACTTAGACCGGAAAGATGTTACGATCGCCCCGTCGATGGCCGTAGAGAATAAATTCCTACGATTCAATCTACTGTTTGCTTTAGCACTCATTTTATTTTACGTCGCCTTAGCTCTCTTTTGGGCTTTCGTCGTCGAGCCTTATTGCGACTCGATCGACTGGAATCCTCCTTGTGTTCCGAAAAGTTTTCGGTGAAGAAAAGGCGAGAGCGTTCGGAGTGACGGCCCAGATCGGGAGGAATTATGCGCATCGCCATAGGGTTGCCGAGTCGGGTAGCGTCCGCTTCGGGCGCGGTGATGCTCGAATGGATCACCCGCGCGGAGCGCGGTCCGTTTTTCAGCGTCGTCGTCACCGATCGGGTCGTTGCCCCGGCGCTCGAACCTCTTGCGGTCCTGGCGCTGGCGGCGGGAGCGACGCGGCGCATCCGTTTGATGACGAGACCGTGCTCGGAAGGAAGAAAAGGCGAGATTGTGAATTTCCCCTAACTGCGGCAAAAACCCGGTGCCCTTCTATTATAACTAACGCATAGCTACTCCGTTCTATCCGGGAACAGCCCCGGCATCCATCGCGACGCAAGTGCGGCCGGAAACGCAAGCCGTAGCGGCGCACGCACGCTTTCAGATGTAAGCACCTCCCGGTCGACTAAGGCCGAAACAATACGACGCGCTTGGCGGTCGCTGGTTACGATAGCATTGGCTACGTCGCCCCGCGGTAACTCACCGCGATAGAGAACGGCTTCGAGAACATTTCCCGACTTCGTTGGAAGATGACCCATTCGGATCTCTTCCTCTGTCCATAAAAGAATGCGGGTGCGCAAACGATCGGGTTGAACCAGTGCTTCCATGAACTTCACTTGGTCAATGCAAAGCTCCAAAAAAAATCGCGTGAAATCCGCAAGCGCTTCTTCACTCAAATTGCCACGACCATCGAGATCGTTCCGGCGGGGGCGATCGCAATTGCTGAGATGGCTTTTGTATGCTGCTACATTTCGGGCGAGACCGCGTGCAATCGACCAGATGCTGCCCGTATCCAACGTCTCAAGGAGAGTCGCGTGTGATATCAGTCTTGCGACACGTCCATTGCCGTCAAGGAACGGATGTATCCACAGCAGGCGATGATGCGCCGCCGGAGTTGCGAGGATTGCATCCGTTTTTCCCAAACGGCCATAGGTGTCCTCGCAACACGCGATAAATCGCGGAACCGCACCGGGACTGATCGGAACATGCTCACCGACTCGGATATCGCGATGCCTCAGTCGGCCGGGCATGACTTTCAGTCGTTCGCCGCTATCGGGATTTTCAACCCCAAGAAGGTCGTCTGGTAATAGCTCGCAGAAACGACGGTGTATTTCCGTTATACCCCCAAGCGATAGGGAGCGGGTTGCCAATCCGCCGGTATCAATCCACCGCTGAACGGTTATATGCGCTTTCGCTTCGAGTTGAAGGTTCCGCTTGCGTGGATCATTGCTATAGTCATTCTTGAGTGCCCGTTCGATGTCGATTGGGTGTGTATTGTGCCCCTCAATCAAATTGCTGTAGTAGCAGTTCATGGCCCGCACCAGATCGGCTAGGGCACTGCGTACACCCTCAGGCAGGCTACGCCGGAATCCAGCCGAACGCGCGGCTACGTCAATCGCGAGATCGGTAAGTTCACGCCGGTAACGTGAACCTTCGGCGATAAGCATTGGCTCCATTAGCGCCACGAGTTCTTTACGGTCTATGACCGCTTCAATGTCCGGTTTTTTGTCCGCTTTCTCATACATTGTAAAGATATATATATCATGAACTTAAGGCATATAACAGGAGAGATTGCGCCAGGCTCTAGGCCGCTTTTCTGGCCATATAGCCGGGGAGGGTTTTGGGCTGAGAAATCGACCTCATCCCCTATCGTGAGACGCATCGTCAGAACCGAGAAAGGAAGTTATAATCGACCGTCTATGCCGTTCCACAATGACTGCTAGCAAGGTCCTATATTATCTCGATCAGACCGGCCTTCCCCTACCGGCTCCACCGATCAACTTTTATCTTTCGGCTTGCAGTCTTATCATTAGTTGCCTGGAAACTACCGCTCAGACCGCGGGAGGAATTATGCGCATCGCCATAGGCTTGCCGAGTAGGGTAGCGTCCGCTTCGGGCGCGGTGATGCTCGAATGGATCACCCGCGCGGAGCGCGGCCCGTTTTCGAGCGTCGTCGTCACCGATCGTGTCGTTGCCCCGGCGCTCGAACCTATTACGGTCCTGGCGCTGGCGGCGGGAGCGACGCGGCGCATCCGTTTGATGACGAGCGTCGTGATCGGACCGACGCGCGAAACCACGCTCCTCGCCCGCCAAGCCGCGACCATCGATGTGCTTTCAGGCGGCCGCCTCACTCTCGGCATCGGCATCGGCGTGCGCGAGAACGATTATCTTGCCACCGGCTTCGACTTTCATCGCCGCGGCCGCCGCGTGGAAGATCAGTTGCCGATCCTCCGTCGATTGTGGTCCGGAGCGGACCTGTCGGACGAAGTCGGAGCGATTGGGCCGCGGCCCTATGGCGCCAACGGCCCCGAACTGTTGATCGGCGGTTATGTGCCCGCGATCGCGCGGCGCATCGCAAAGTGGGGCGACGGTTACATGGCTCCGGGTGGCGGCGAGCCGGCAAGCCTCCTCGAGATGTGGCGCCGGATCGAGAGCGCGTGGCAAGAAG
It includes:
- a CDS encoding LLM class flavin-dependent oxidoreductase is translated as MRIAIGLPSRVASASGAVMLEWITRAERGPFSSVVVTDRVVAPALEPITVLALAAGATRRIRLMTSVVIGPTRETTLLARQAATIDVLSGGRLTLGIGIGVRENDYLATGFDFHRRGRRVEDQLPILRRLWSGADLSDEVGAIGPRPYGANGPELLIGGYVPAIARRIAKWGDGYMAPGGGEPASLLEMWRRIESAWQEVGRGGKPRWVGASYYALGPNARDHASRYINANYGHNPDLAARRLATLPASRTAVEEAIKRQADMGVDEFILRPCADDLDQLDQLAEIAAGC
- a CDS encoding Fic family protein → MYEKADKKPDIEAVIDRKELVALMEPMLIAEGSRYRRELTDLAIDVAARSAGFRRSLPEGVRSALADLVRAMNCYYSNLIEGHNTHPIDIERALKNDYSNDPRKRNLQLEAKAHITVQRWIDTGGLATRSLSLGGITEIHRRFCELLPDDLLGVENPDSGERLKVMPGRLRHRDIRVGEHVPISPGAVPRFIACCEDTYGRLGKTDAILATPAAHHRLLWIHPFLDGNGRVARLISHATLLETLDTGSIWSIARGLARNVAAYKSHLSNCDRPRRNDLDGRGNLSEEALADFTRFFLELCIDQVKFMEALVQPDRLRTRILLWTEEEIRMGHLPTKSGNVLEAVLYRGELPRGDVANAIVTSDRQARRIVSALVDREVLTSESVRAPLRLAFPAALASRWMPGLFPDRTE
- a CDS encoding ATP-binding protein, with protein sequence MKLFEDPVIAEAIVDRLIHPSQKITLKGERSYREKIKEKRGLKNNGGLR